A stretch of DNA from Propionispora hippei DSM 15287:
CTTTTCCATCCCAGCGGGCCACTTGCCGACCGGTCAGGTCGACGGTCACCGCCAGCAGTATATCGGGATACCGGGAGACCAGCCGCCGCAGCACACTGGCCTGGCGTCCGGGGTCCAGTGAACGAATGTCCCCGTTACTTGCCGCAAGCCGCAAGACCCGCAGCTTTTCGGCAAGCATCCAGTCCATATCGCCGGCAATTCGTTCGGCAATCTCCTGATTGTTCACCACTACCGACTGTTTCATCGTCTTTTCATAAGGCTGCCAGATCACGAAGGTTATTAGAACGACAGGCAGTACCGTCAATACTACCAGCAGGGCGCCCAGTCTTTGATGCAAGCCAAGATTGGCCCAGCGAGTCCGTATGCAATTAGCTACCTGCTCTCTTACCATGGCGCCCCCTCCTTCGTGATACTGTAAAGTGTTACATTATTCCGCGATAACCCCCTGATTCCTGCTTTTTTTGTTAGGAAACAGCGCTAAACGCCATTTCTCCGTTAACAAGGGACACAACCCCATCATCCGGCATTAGCATGCAGGTTCAAACTGACAAATGTTCCATAACACTTGATGTTTCCACCAAAGGAGGCAATTTTTCAACGGAACAAAACTATGCTTTGGGTACGCAAAAAGACCGGCCATTGCCGGTCCCCTCGTGTATATCAAAACTATCAAGTCTCAACGATGTTGCTCCCGGTTTTTCGCCGCTCCAGATTAGCCAGCAAAATAGCCAGCAGAGTCAGGGCACCGCCGATAATCTGGCTGGGAAATACCCTTTCGCCCAGCACCAGATAGCCACAGACTACCCCGACAATGGGAACCACGTTTAAATACAGAGTAGTAACCGCGACATCCAGACGCTTAAGCACATAAATGTATAATACATAGCAAAGCACAGAGCAAAACACCGCGAGGAACACCAGGTGGAGCAAAGCCTGCAGAGAGAAAAGGCGCCACTCCGCATGCTCAACAAGCGACAGCGGCAGCAAAAACAACGTCCCCAAACAGGTCTGATAAGTGGTCATCGCCACACCGGAATATTTGCCCTGCAGTGATTTATTTACCAGCGTATAAAGAGCCCAGGAAATCATTGCCCCCACCACCAGCAAGTTTCCCTTAAAATTGGACGAACTGAAATCCAATTCACCGTTAGCCGTCACCGCCAGATAGCTGCCCAGCAAGCCGATCACTACGCCGGCTATTTTTAACCGGGTTACCTCGCTGCGAAAGACCAGCACATCCAGACTGATGGTGATAATCGGCACTAGCGCCACAATTAGCGAGGCGTTGGCTGCCGTAGACAGCTTAACGCCGATATTCTCAAAATAAAAGTACAAAGTAATACCAAAAATGCCGCCAAGCACCATGCGGGGAATGTCCTTTTTCGCCAGCTTCGCCTCCGGCTCCAGATGCCGCAGGACCAAAATCAGCAAAGCCGAGGCTATAATAAAGCGCAGCAACGCCATAGTCACCGGTGGGATTTCTGCTACGGCAATTTTAATGCTAATAAAAGAAACTCCCCAAAACAGGGCAACCAAGGTCATGATCAAATTAGAAATCAGCAGTTCGTTAGCCGGGCAACGAATCCACTCTGCAATCCGCGCTTGCATAAAAGCCCTCCTGTTATACCCGCCGGCCGGTTTGTTCCAGCCTCATTCCTTATACTATAGCATACCTGCCGGATATTTCACAATCTGATAAACCGCATGATTATCGCTAAAACGGGAATGCTAAAGAAAAACAGTCAGGAGGGATGCCACCATGGCATTACAATTGACCCAGAAAGAAAAACAATTATTACAGGACCAAAAGTCCCATGAGGAACTCTGTATCGAGAAATATCAGCAGCACGCTCAGCGGGCCGCCGATCCCAAGCTGAAACAACTGTTCGAGTCTTACGCCCAGCAGGAGCAGCAGCACTTAAATACCATTGTCTCCATGCTCAACGGGCAGGTTCCGATGATGAACCAGAACCAATCCCAATCCGGCCAAAGCCAGCAGCCTCAGGCGGGTGCGGCTCAAAGTCAGTCCGGCACGGCTCCGTCCCAGTATAATCAGGCTGATGCCACCTTGTGCAACGACATGCTCATGACCGAGAAATATGTATCCGGTGCCTATGACACGGCCATCTTTGAATTCACCGACGCCAATATGCGTCAAGCGCTCAATCATATCCAAAAAGAAGAG
This window harbors:
- a CDS encoding DMT family transporter is translated as MQARIAEWIRCPANELLISNLIMTLVALFWGVSFISIKIAVAEIPPVTMALLRFIIASALLILVLRHLEPEAKLAKKDIPRMVLGGIFGITLYFYFENIGVKLSTAANASLIVALVPIITISLDVLVFRSEVTRLKIAGVVIGLLGSYLAVTANGELDFSSSNFKGNLLVVGAMISWALYTLVNKSLQGKYSGVAMTTYQTCLGTLFLLPLSLVEHAEWRLFSLQALLHLVFLAVFCSVLCYVLYIYVLKRLDVAVTTLYLNVVPIVGVVCGYLVLGERVFPSQIIGGALTLLAILLANLERRKTGSNIVET
- a CDS encoding spore coat protein, with protein sequence MALQLTQKEKQLLQDQKSHEELCIEKYQQHAQRAADPKLKQLFESYAQQEQQHLNTIVSMLNGQVPMMNQNQSQSGQSQQPQAGAAQSQSGTAPSQYNQADATLCNDMLMTEKYVSGAYDTAIFEFTDANMRQALNHIQKEEQQHGEGIFNYMQSNGMYNVK